CAGGTCAGAAAGGCTTGGACAATATACTCAAACTAGGGCtcagggcccatattcataaagtgtcttTTTTATCTAAGATCAGGTCCTCTCTGTCCATGCTATCTTATTCATTATGTTCTAAAAgtctaaactgatcctagatcagcactcctactctgagatactTTTTGAATACAGGCACAGATTATTTTCTGACAATGTGACATCACCAAACAAAATAAGAAACGTGCTAATAAATGGCTGTAGGCAATACAATGCATATTACTTGACTGTGACAATAAGGACTTGGAAGTATAATCTGCTACTTTATCACAGGCCTTTGGCTTCATGTCCAGGGTGGCACTACAAGCTGAGAAGATGGACCATCACCCCGAGTGGTTTAATGTGTACAACAAGGTATTTCAATAAGCCCCTGCCCAAGGCCCACTGCCTGGGGTAAAATATAGACAAACCTGTTAGCATCACTAGTTGTAAAAGGTATGTTGTGACTtgacatttttttaatttaaatgtCCCTCTGTATGTCTCATTCTCACCCATTCCTGTCATTCTGGTTTCCATTTACCATGTCTTTCCTGCTGTCTCTCATCCTTATCCTCACTccatcttctcctttcccccagGTCCAAATCACACTCAGCACACATGACTGTGGGGGCCTCTCTCAGAGAGACATCACTTTGGCTACCTTCGTTGACCAAGCATCGGTCCTCTAAACAACTCGTGGCCTGCTGCCATTTCAGTTGATCATTTCAATGGTTGAACCCAGAGCAGAGCCTGTCTATTAAATCGGTCTCCATACATTCATTCAGATGACTAACCTTTAACAGGAACAGGAAATTATCAAACAGGAAATTACATCACAGAATCCCAATTAATATTTAATGTTTACAGGTCACTTTTAATTCCCAAACATTTTGCTGGTGTGGTGTTTGTTGCTAGACTGATGAAGCCAAATATACCTTTAAAAAATTGCTTTGGTGGAAAGTGGATTTATTAGCAACCAGTGATTAGCCAGTAAAAATaccatagatactgtatatcaaaCATTCCTCTGTCCCCAACTGAGCGGAATCAGGTAATGTAAAATCAAGTGTCTAATGTACATATTACTCTAGCTTGGACTCTAAACTTTTGAAATCTGGGGAAAATCAGTTTGTTCATTCCAACATATTTGCTATATAAAACACTGACTTTGTTGTtggtctgtctagtctgtgtCTGAAATGGTTTTTCTCTGTGTAATGTTTTGTAAGTGACAAATAGTTGTTTGAATAACCAGTAAGTGTCTGTTTATTCATTTGTCCAAAGTGTAGCCTACAGACAAATAGGGTCAGCCTCAAAATATTTCACCCCTCCTAGAAATCATATTATAAACAAGGTTATCACATTGAATGAATTTCTCTAAAAACAACAAATGGAAGAGGTTTATTGAAAATGTTATGGTGCTCAGCTTCCTGCGTACTGAAAGTATTTTGGAATCAATTGTTGTGTTGAAAGGAGTGTAACCATGGCCAACAAATGCTTTCCAAAGGGGTTTTCTCTGGAATAATGAAGGGTAGCAAGAAACTACACAATAGTACAAATAGCTACAAATTCATGCTACTATATTTTTTGATTTTCAAAAACATTTAATGATATTAAAATTAAcatttacatgtacagtataaatTAACTTGAACTTACTAAACTTGATGTTGCGAAGCCAAATCCCTAAGGCTGATCGATACATATAAATAGAATCTACATTTTGAGATTCTATACATTGGCATTACCCAGCAGCCCTCATTAATCTGGCCTCTGAAGGCATACAGGTGAATGTGATTTATTGCTGTGAAGATTATGCCCTTAGACAATAACATAAGGCATGATCTTTACACTACCTCCTTGAGGGCAAGGTGCTTTAAGATTTACACTGTACATCTGTAAATTTGACAGATTCTTACTGTACAATTTAGACTATGGTGGGGTAAGCACTAAGCAGCAATTTCTCAGGTACTAACACAATTTACATTAATGTTTATATTGCAATTGAATATAATCCTGACTATAATGTCAACATATTAGTGGTTATTTCCCCATTGATGGCTTCACCTAAAAAAATAGAAACTACCCATTTGTTCAGTGGTACTGTATAGGTTCCACTAACTACTATATTTACTGTATATTTTCAGGTAATCCAGAGTGTGTCCTCAACTCGTCTGAGGGCCACCCTGTCTATTGGTTTTCATAGTTGCTATATAATCAAGCATTGATTTTGAGCTAGAAAACCAATCAAAGAGCAAACTAGACACCGCAGCCTTCGAGGACCAGGATTGACCCACAAATTAGTATTTACCCAAAAACACAACCGTTGCAGATAAAAATCACGTGATTAATAAGAATAAAAACACAGTGGTCACATAGACAATGCTTAAGAATTATACAACAGGACTGGGATAAAAGTCACTGGTATGATTTAAAAGCCACCGCATCATCATAACATTGTTATTTCCCTTATGACTCCAGAAGGTAAAACATATACGACATAACTCACAAAACTGAATGGAAACGTGGTTTAAgtaaaagtatttaaaaaaactGGACGTTTCGGTAAAATGTTATAAATACGACAGATCATTTGTTCGTTCGGCATGGtgtgatctttttgtgtctgtaaaatgtataatgAGAATtggcggtggaaacgcctttacgcgccaaatatatatataataaccatcatatcgaagtaactTGGAGTCACTCGATGAtagtgtgtggtcctcccactacgacttggAAAACCATAACGTTTATTAAATTAGATTAAATAAATGGTGATGAACATCACAgcgtggtgaaagtgcacggtgatcaTAATGCTCCTTTCCATTAAATATCGATGGTCATAGTCTGGTAACATGATAATCGATGCTTGACAAATAAAACATTCATTTGCATAATATCGTCATGTAGACTAACCTACCCGCACtttatctgtgagctgttggccaTAGCGGAAGTGCCAAGACCAGAGCCGGCACATTTGCTAATTAACgcaacagtttgtgacaaaactatcagtagagttgaaaattgCGATGGAAACACACTGaacttttgattttttttttcgGTACATAAACTTCAgcgaaaaataaaatgttttgtgcCCTACGTCATCACGCAATGAGTTTTATCCGCAACAGGTCTGTTTGGTGGAAACATCACTGGTGGGAAAGTGAGCATGCAGTATTTTCTTTGTTAATTGTTTTAATATTCGCATGGAAATCTTGTCAattggatagaaacctagctacAGACATGGAAAGAAAAGTGGATTTGCACTTTTGACTGCAAACACATGTGAAAGCACATGGAACATTTTGATGGAAAGATCATTTGAACTGTGTTTTGGGGGGCCTACCAAGTGTACTTCCAGTAGTttcgtttttgtttttttttgcaaacaGTTTTATACCAGTATTGCTTTTTTAAGTACACTGCAGTTTATCAAATGACATAACAGTTTAAATGTTACATATGCAAAACTGAGGCAGGCTTTTCCGGTATTCTTTAGACCTATAATGACTGTAAACAAGCAACACAATTGCATTGAACAGAAACAGAGGTAGATACAATTAGAAGCCAAATCAATTAAGTAGCTACAAGAACACATAACTTAACTGAGATGGAGACTTTACAACTTATAAACTATTTCAGTATGTATTCTGTTCTTTGAGATCAATTCAGGGCTAAACCGTTCAATTAAGGGCTAAACCATTGTCTCAAAAGAATAGAGGGGGTAATGAATATATGTTGTCAAATCAGAGGATTGCAGTCTCAGATTCTTAACATAGTGGCGGTGTACAGTATACTAGGTAATGTGTTACAGCAACCAGGGTTTCTTGCAGTCTAAATTATTACTGATGCAATTAGCCACAAACTGACCACAATTAGTCATACATGTATATATGCAATATAGTACAAGAGCCTAGGAAGGTAATGTTAAATTCAAAATGGGCTCAAGTCTTAAATGGTTCAAGTATGTTGTCCTTACAAATACATGCAGAGAACATTGCTCCTTCCTGTTCATtgggtaattatttatttcactAGGTCATTAGTGCTTTTCAGTTAAAACCATTATTTGTTGTAAATGAATCAGAGACTGACAAACACTGTTGTACCTGGAACATTGAGTATTAAAGATGTTCTCTGGCGATTGTTTAaacaattgttttttttaaacttttactgTTAAAGCGATATCCCaaagtacacacactaaagggtAAAAAAAGTCATCAGCCTCTCCCTTGCTTGAGGAAAAGTAGAGCAGCAATAGAGAAAAATAGGAAAGCCCCCCTTTAGCTATGTCATGATTTACCTGAACCACCTATTGAGGTGTGCTTTTTGTTATGTAAATCAGGTGTTAAACAAGGCAACAGTGAACATGTCATCCCCCACGAATGATGCAGTGCAGTTGTGTCTGAGATATCGCATGTGACTAATGTACATACAGTTGATTACTGTAGTGCCTCACTTGGGCCAATGAGTAATTTTGTAAATGCTAGATCTCTAGGGCAAGACATTTTGATAAAGAGGGAGGTGGCTTTAGCACAGACCTATAGGAAGCCGACGGaacaggaattccctgttacgcGGAGATagcttccaccctacaccctTAAGAGCCTCCCTATCAgccaatacagtgccttgcaaaagtgttcaccccccttggcgtttttcctattttgttgcattacaacctgtaatttaagtggattttttatttggatttcatataatggacatatacaaaatagtcaaaattggtgaagtgaaatgaaaaagttatgccttgaagaatgggcaaaaatcccagcagctagatgtgccaagctaatagagacataccccaagagacttgcagctgtaattgctgcaaaaggtggctctacaaagtattgactttgggggggggggggggggggggaatagttatgcacgctaaaGATTTcagtttgtcttatttcttgtttgtttcacaagaaaaaatattttgcatcttcaaaatggtaggcatgttgtttaaatcaaattatacaaacaCCCCCCCCCAGAATTTtttaaattccaggttgtaaggcaacaaataggaaaaatgccacggggggtgaatactttcgcaatgCTGTACAGTCGCATACACAGGATCTGTAGTACACAGAGTGATTATGACAAACAAGCACACGGTCTGGATGAGCACTTCAGACAGCAAGGtaacccagaggaatggctgcatGCTGCATGGTACCGTTACAAAAATATGACCCAGGATGACACTCACTCCCAAACCATCCCGCCCCCGACTAACGAGTCCAATTCTTCCTTCAATATTCCCCACTTGACAAACAgttcaacaatatatatatttttttaaataaaaaaatccacaTGTTGAGCACTGACCCACAACTGGAAAAGAACCCTCCCGGGTAGTCTTCAGATGCGCCTCCAAAAATCAGCCAAATGGTGGTGAGGTCTGATCTTCCACCGTGTGTCACGTAGTACTTTCCTAGACAATGTGCTGGATGGTAATTAAATATGTGGCCGATGTATCCACTGTAATTTCACTAACAAATGCACAATTTTCAATCACCCCATTAAGATTAAGGGTATCATTACCTGTTCTACTAATGTGGTATACCTGATTAAGTGTATTTGTGGTCTATGCTATGTAGGAAAAACAAAACGATCTCTGAAAACAAGGACAGCAGAACACAGGAGTAATATCAGGACCCTTGATCAGAGAAACCCCGTGGCTGCACATTTCACGGAGGCTCGTCACTATCAAAACAAAGTCTCACACTCCCTAAAAAAAACACCAATGTTTTGGCATcactgccttcttcagggtaatgtcatgaatgctTAAACCAGGTTTACAAATGCACAATGTTCAATTACCCAATCACAGACAAGGCCATTGAGATGAAGGGTATCATTACGTGTTCTACAAATGTGGTATACctgataaagtgtatttttacagGAGTAATATTAGGTCTCTTGATCAGAGAAACCCTGTGGCTGTGCATTTCATGGAGGCTCGTCACAACATCAGATCTCTGGGATACATTGGTATCGAACATGTTAAGGCTACTAGGAGCGGGGGAGATATTGATAATCTATTACTGAGAAGAGAATTGTATTGGATTCACCGTTTGTCCACCATGTCTCCTAAAGGTTTGAACCAAGAGTTTGATAGCAGaccatttcttacatgaatatgTTAACGTTCAATTTGTCTTGCCATCCAGGTCTCCACTTGGTCATTTTGTACATATGTATACATTTGATTTTCTGTAACTACTACATGTGACCATCTCAATGATATCAAATTATTAGAGGTAGGCAAGTTGTTTTTGAAATAGGTCATTGTAATTATATCTACGGCCACCGCACGACCTGCGCGTAATGGTCATATGGTTGGGTATTCCAACAGTTTCCAACGTAATCTTTTCACTGTTGCCTACGTTTTAATTTGTATGCATGTAATCCTTTATGACTATGAGTACCTCTGCGATTAATTATATGATTGACTATGCGCAAAAGTGAATTGAATTGTTTCCACACCCACCATGCGTCATGTGTGCAATGGTCATGGGaggtgaaatgtgtatattttgcGATGTGAGCGAGCACTCAGTCTGTTTGAGAGCTTTAACAGTGTGCAGGCTTTCCTGTTCTTTACACATATTATTTATTAGCCCAGCACCTACGTTTTTAAGGATGTGCGTATGACCACAAACTTTTCTAAAAGACATAATTCCCCCAAGTTTCATCAAAATATTGTGTGGGTTAGCTAGACTCAATAGTGGCCATGTTTTAGCTACTAGTCTGTAAAATATTGCGCTGAGAGACCTTTGTTCAATGATGTCACATATTAAGTTTCATGCAGATCGCTCATTCGGTGTCAGAAGAGTAGCATTAAGTGTTTTTTATCACGGTAGACGCATCATTCACACAAGTTTCGTCAAAATCgggccagtgctgtctgagatatcgcGTGTGACTAACGTATGAATGTACTAATGGACAGAGACAGATCAATAGTCCCATCCCTGATTTCATCGTGGGGGACAATTAATACAACCAGACCAAAACCCCTCAATGGTTTGAGCAActattctatatattttttacaatagGTGCTTTCACTTTCTACATATTTGAAGAATTCTCCTCATGATAGCTAAAAACAATGGCTTGTGCTTCAGAACATATCTGAAAAAAGGTGAGTAGATAGATAAAAGGTGGGCAGGATAAGGCAAATGTTGAGTGATGTAGTGGGTGGACCAGAGGTGAGGCAGGCTGGTACCCAGGGCCGTGTTCATTAGTCACTGACCTGAAGAAAATGGACTTGAGCTTATCCAGTAAACGCTCCTTTtcattttccgttgcaaaacgttttacaACGCTTACCATTATgttccctaatgaacatgacccaggtgtGTGTCCAGGCCACAGCCAGCCTACTCCTGACTCAGTGGGCCTTGCCGTTGCCATTCATATGGGTCTTCTGAGGCTGAGACGACTTGGGCTCCTCTGTGCTGTAGAGGCAGTCCAAGAAGCCTCGGGAGATCTCGGTCACCATGGATCTGTCAGGGATGGACTGGGCCATGCCATAGATTGCTCCCTAGAACATGAACAAATGAAGGTAGAGCCATTTATCCAATTTATATGACATAAAATGAATGGAATAATATGGTGCACTGCTGTGTAGTGTATTCCAGGTAACGGAGTCAGCATTAACAATCACCATTCCAGTGGTCTTCTCATTGGGGTTTTTCAAAATGAGAGCCACCTGCTCTTTGATGTCACTgatgaactgtttggccacaccTTCATGTGTGTGCAGTACAGTACAACAGATATGGATGCTGTGATGGGACAAAGAATTTTGTTTAAAAACACAAaagtactttaaaaaaaattctaCATGGTGATATCATGCCTGGGGGTCTTTGCTTGCTGGTATTACTTCAAAATAAAGTGCATAGTCAATATTCTATGAAATGTATACATTATCACTAAGTATGACTGAATTTCAAAGATGAGAAAAAGGTGAGGAAAACATACCTGGATGGATATTGTAGCGTGTTGAGATTCCAACCCTTTGAAGTCAGTGCGTTGGATAAACGAAAAATGTCGAAGACGTCAGAGCCTATTGCCACCACGGACACTTCAGGGTCTCCAAACACAAACACCCCATTTATCTTACGGATTCTGTCCGGaaataaacaaacacaaaacatatttatttcaTCCAAAAAATAGTGAGATCACAATGTGCTTGCCAAGAGCTCTTATAAACAGTCAAATTTAACAACATTTTATATATAGGTTGACAGATGGTttagaaacagaaagagaatcattacaggtagcctagcagttaagagggTTGGGCCAGCAACTGAAAGGTCCCTAGTTCGAATCCCTGCCCGactaggtgggggggggggggggggggggggggaaatctgtcaatgtgcccttgtgcaaggcaattaaccctaattgct
This genomic stretch from Salvelinus namaycush isolate Seneca chromosome 4, SaNama_1.0, whole genome shotgun sequence harbors:
- the pcbd1 gene encoding pterin-4-alpha-carbinolamine dehydratase, with protein sequence MASKVQGLSEEERDHLLPLLRNAQWVEVVGRDAIYKEFIFKDFNQAFGFMSRVALQAEKMDHHPEWFNVYNKVQITLSTHDCGGLSQRDITLATFVDQASVL